The proteins below come from a single Drosophila suzukii chromosome X, CBGP_Dsuzu_IsoJpt1.0, whole genome shotgun sequence genomic window:
- the Pig1 gene encoding pre-intermoult gene 1 protein isoform X2 gives MKLTKLMLVFLCLGLYVTLVVSADTDTDTDTDSATDSDDDDESSTDASSTESADDDTDTDDDENETTTAAPVVKKKRTNNKKKANSNRKKANKNKKKANNKKKANNNRRKKNNNRRKATNNNRRRNNARRRG, from the exons ATGAAGTTGACAAAGTTAATGCTGGTTTTCCTGTGCCTCGGGCTTTACGTGACCCTAGTTGTGAGTGCCGATACGGATACAGATACGGATACGGATTCGGCCACCGATTCTGATGACGATGACGAATCTTCAACGGATGCCAGTTCCACGGAGAGTGCTGATGATG ATACCGATACAGATGACGATGAGAATGAGACCACTACAGCAGCTCCagtggtgaaaaagaagaggACCAACAACAAGAAGAAGGCCAACAGCAATAGGAAGAAGGCCAACAAGAACAAGAAGAAGGCCAATAACAAGAAGAAGGCCAACAACAATCGCAGGAAGAAGAACAACAACAGGAGGAAggcaaccaacaacaacaggcGCAGAAACAACGCCAGAAGACGTGGTTAG
- the LOC118878180 gene encoding protein new-glue 1-like — protein sequence MKITLVLLAICLGCVMIHQSEAQTATTTTTAATTTTSAAATTTTSAAAAAATTTTTAATTTTTAASTTTTTSASASSTTTTTASPSSTQKKKTVVQRSGTTVKPGRQIIITSSKGGQGCGCGCDCECCKSGKSGNCCKSGKSGNCCKSGKSGKSGKSCNKSNQSSGIKEWFKF from the coding sequence ATGAAGATCACCTTGGTACTCCTCGCCATCTGCCTCGGCTGTGTGATGATCCACCAGTCGGAGGCTCAgaccgccaccaccaccaccaccgccgccaccaccaccacttCCGCCGCCGCCACTACCACCACttccgccgccgccgccgccgccaccaccaccaccactgcCGCTACGACCACCACTACCGCCGCCTCCACCACCACTACCACTTCCGCCTCCGCCTCCTCCACCACCACTACCACTGCATCGCCATCTTCTACACAAAAAAAGAAGACGGTAGTCCAGCGCAGCGGAACGACAGTGAAACCCGGAAGGCAGATTATAATTACTAGCAGTAAGGGAGGACAGGGTTGCGGTTGTGGTTGCGATTGCGAATGTTGCAAGAGTGGAAAGAGTGGCAACTGTTGCAAGAGTGGAAAGAGTGGCAACTGTTGCAAGAGTGGAAAGAGTGGCAAGAGCGGCAAGAGTTGCAACAAGAGCAACCAGAGCAGCGGCATAAAGGAGTGGTTCAAGTTCTGA
- the Pig1 gene encoding pre-intermoult gene 1 protein isoform X1 gives MKLTKLMLVFLCLGLYVTLVVSADTDTDTDTDSATDSDDDDESSTDASSTESADDGSSSDVDDTDTDSDTDTDTDTDTDTDDDENETTTAAPVVKKKRTNNKKKANSNRKKANKNKKKANNKKKANNNRRKKNNNRRKATNNNRRRNNARRRG, from the coding sequence ATGAAGTTGACAAAGTTAATGCTGGTTTTCCTGTGCCTCGGGCTTTACGTGACCCTAGTTGTGAGTGCCGATACGGATACAGATACGGATACGGATTCGGCCACCGATTCTGATGACGATGACGAATCTTCAACGGATGCCAGTTCCACGGAGAGTGCTGATGATGGTAGTAGTAGCGATGTCGATGATACCGATACAGATTccgatacagatacagataccgATACAGATACCGATACAGATGACGATGAGAATGAGACCACTACAGCAGCTCCagtggtgaaaaagaagaggACCAACAACAAGAAGAAGGCCAACAGCAATAGGAAGAAGGCCAACAAGAACAAGAAGAAGGCCAATAACAAGAAGAAGGCCAACAACAATCGCAGGAAGAAGAACAACAACAGGAGGAAggcaaccaacaacaacaggcGCAGAAACAACGCCAGAAGACGTGGTTAG
- the ng4 gene encoding protein new-glue 4: MEWKLLMIVLPWLLICKVLYKVEDFTEPDVAYHSLDYHPEDYIDSFTDFQKHDYFQY; this comes from the coding sequence ATGGAATGGAAACTGCTGATGATAGTGCTGCCCTGGCTGCTCATCTGCAAGGTCCTCTACAAGGTCGAGGACTTCACGGAGCCGGATGTCGCCTACCACAGCCTGGACTACCATCCCGAGGACTATATCGATTCCTTCACCGACTTTCAGAAGCATGATTACTTCCAGTACTGA
- the Pig1 gene encoding pre-intermoult gene 1 protein isoform X3 — translation MKLTKLMLVFLCLGLYVTLVVSADTDTDTDTDSATDSDDDDESSTDASSTESADDDDDENETTTAAPVVKKKRTNNKKKANSNRKKANKNKKKANNKKKANNNRRKKNNNRRKATNNNRRRNNARRRG, via the exons ATGAAGTTGACAAAGTTAATGCTGGTTTTCCTGTGCCTCGGGCTTTACGTGACCCTAGTTGTGAGTGCCGATACGGATACAGATACGGATACGGATTCGGCCACCGATTCTGATGACGATGACGAATCTTCAACGGATGCCAGTTCCACGGAGAGTGCTGATGATG ATGACGATGAGAATGAGACCACTACAGCAGCTCCagtggtgaaaaagaagaggACCAACAACAAGAAGAAGGCCAACAGCAATAGGAAGAAGGCCAACAAGAACAAGAAGAAGGCCAATAACAAGAAGAAGGCCAACAACAATCGCAGGAAGAAGAACAACAACAGGAGGAAggcaaccaacaacaacaggcGCAGAAACAACGCCAGAAGACGTGGTTAG
- the ng3 gene encoding protein new-glue 3 produces MRYTYALLLLLATVVSLVIGQTTNSTTTTTTTTTTTTTTTTAAPTTTTTAKTKRVHHYRYSVKRAAEVTKTRRRRRGSSDCDSSAARTKSRSSSSSRKSSRSSSSSNSSNRRNSRASRSRARRSRRSSK; encoded by the coding sequence ATGAGGTATACCTATGCTCTCCTGCTTCTCCTGGCCACCGTTGTCAGTTTGGTGATCGGGCAGACCACCaacagcaccaccaccaccaccacgaCCACGACCACCACCACAACCACAACCACAGCGGCCCCAACTACGACGACCACCGCCAAAACGAAGAGAGTTCATCACTACAGATACAGTGTCAAGAGGGCAGCGGAAGTTACGAAAACTCGTAGGCGCAGGCGTGGCTCAAGCGACTGCGACAGCTCCGCCGCCAGAACCAAGagtcgcagcagcagcagcagcaggaaaagcagcagaagcagcagcagcagcaacagcagcaacaggcgCAACAGCCGCGCCAGTCGCAGTAGAGCCCGTCGCTCCCGACGGTCCTCCAAATGA
- the LOC108018888 gene encoding protein new-glue 1 codes for MKITLVLLAICLGCVMIHQSEAQTATTTTTAATTTTSAAATTTTSAAAAAATTTTTAATTTTTAASTTTTTSASASSTTTTTASPSSTEKKKKVVQRSETIVEPGRQIRISSSKGGQGCGCGCDCECCKSGKSGNCCKSGKSGNCCKSGKSGKSGKSCNKSTQSSGIKEWFKF; via the coding sequence ATGAAGATCACCTTGGTACTCCTCGCCATCTGCCTCGGCTGTGTGATGATCCACCAGTCGGAGGCTCAgaccgccaccaccaccaccaccgccgccaccaccaccacttCCGCCGCCGCCACTACCACCACttccgccgccgccgccgccgccaccaccaccaccactgcCGCTACGACCACCACTACCGCCGCCTCCACCACCACTACCACTTCCGCCTCCGCCTCCTCCACCACCACTACCACTGCATCGCCATCTTCTacagaaaaaaagaagaaagtaGTCCAGCGCAGCGAAACGATAGTGGAACCCGGAAGGCAGATTAGAATTTCTAGCAGTAAGGGAGGACAGGGTTGCGGTTGCGGTTGCGATTGCGAATGTTGCAAGAGTGGAAAGAGTGGCAACTGTTGCAAGAGTGGAAAGAGTGGCAACTGTTGCAAGAGTGGAAAGAGTGGCAAGAGCGGCAAGAGTTGCAACAAGAGC
- the LOC118878179 gene encoding protein new-glue 1-like, translating into MKITLVLVLLAICLGCVMIHQSEAQTATTTTTAATTTTSAAATTTTSAAAAAATTTTTAATTTTTAASTTTTTSASASSTTTTTASPSSTQKKKTVVQRSGTTVKPGRQIRITSSKGGQGCGCGCDCKSCKCGKSGKCCKSGKSGKSGKSGKSGKSGKNCKKGKKSSGIKDLLKL; encoded by the coding sequence ATGAAGATCACCTTGGTACTCGTGCTCCTCGCCATCTGCCTCGGCTGTGTGATGATCCACCAGTCGGAGGCTCAgaccgccaccaccaccaccaccgccgccaccaccaccacttCCGCCGCCGCCACTACCACCACttccgccgccgccgccgccgccaccaccaccaccactgcCGCTACGACCACCACTACCGCCGCCTCCACCACCACTACCACTTCCGCCTCCGCCTCCTCCACCACCACTACCACTGCATCGCCATCTTCTACACAAAAAAAGAAGACGGTAGTCCAGCGCAGCGGAACGACAGTGAAACCCGGAAGGCAGATTAGAATTACTAGCAGTAAGGGAGGACAGGGTTGCGGTTGCGGTTGCGATTGCAAGTCTTGCAAGTGTGGCAAGAGTGGCAAGTGTTGCAAGAGTGGAAAGAGTGGCAAGAGCGGCAAGAGCGGCAAGAGCGGCAAGAGTGGCAAGAATTGCAAGAAGGGCAAGAAGAGCAGCGGTATAAAGGACTTGTTAAAGTTGTGA